One window of the Trifolium pratense cultivar HEN17-A07 linkage group LG2, ARS_RC_1.1, whole genome shotgun sequence genome contains the following:
- the LOC123910615 gene encoding probable DNA helicase MCM9, with amino-acid sequence MMATADDPEYWTQLMATYLLHPESDHSDQLRSISSSPDFNLHFPLYIDFAELLDYDPRIAHLIFSQSNTYLQLFDEAALRTHRIVLGEMAGDEKNTVVEKKYIHVRINISGSPLECPETFPSIGRVRVQHRGILLTLKGIVIRSGAIKMHEGERKYMCHKCKNSFTVHPEVEARNSISLPSICPIQKPKPCGGTKFQYVENTIVCHDYQEIKVQESTQVLGVGAIPRSILVILKDDLVDVVKAGDDVIVTGLLTARWSPELKDVRCDLDPVLIANNVRRINELKSEIDISDAIVMKFKQFWDHFKDTPLKGRNAILRGICPQIFGLFTVKLAVALTLIGGVQHVDASGTRVRGESHLLLVGDPGTGKSQFLKFAAKLSNRSVITTGLGSTSAGLTVTAVKDGGEWMLEAGALVLADGGLCCIDEFDSMREHDRATIHEAMEQQTISVAKAGLVTTLSTKTTVFGATNPKGHYDPDQPLSVNTTLSGPLLSRFDIVLVLLDTKNPEWDAVVSSHILSEAEPDRTSNDEDLANIWPLSTLKRYIHYLKEKFRPVLTREAETVISSYYQLQRKSATDNAARTTVRMLESLIRLAQAHARLMFRNEVTRLDAVTAILCIESSMTTSAIVDCIGNALHSNFTDNPDQEYAKQERLILEKLGCNDNFSDMNMED; translated from the exons ATGATGGCCACCGCCGATGATCCAGAATACTGGACGCAACTGATGGCCACTTACCTCCTCCACCCCGAATCCGACCATTCCGATCAACTCCGCTCCATTTCATCTTCTCCCGATTTCAATCTTCATTTTCCTCTCTACATCGA CTTCGCAGAATTGTTGGATTATGATCCTCGCATTGCTCATCTCATCTTTTCCCAATCCAATACCTATCTTCAACTATTCGATGAAGCTGCTCTTAGGACTCAT AGAATTGTGTTAGGAGAAATGGCTGGTGATGAAAAGAATACTGTGGTTGAGAAAAAGTACATTCACGTTCGGATTAACATCAGTGGTTCTCCCCTTGAATGCCCTG AGACTTTTCCGAGCATAGGACGTGTACGGGTGCAGCACCGAGGGATTCTTCTCACTCTCAAAGGGATAGTAATCAGGTCCGGAGCTATCAAGATGCATGAAGGAGAGAGGAAGTACATGTGCCACAAATGCAAAAACAG CTTCACAGTTCATCCCGAGGTGGAAGCTCGAAACTCCATATCATTACCTTCAATTTGTCCAATTCAG AAGCCGAAGCCCTGTGGGGGTACAAAATTCCAGTATGTAGAGAATACTATAGTGTGCCATGATTATCAGGAGATAAAAGTCCAAGAGAGCACACAGGTGCTAGGTGTTGGTGCGATTCCTCGTTCAATTCTTGTCATCTTGAAGGATGAccttgttgatgttgttaaagCTGGAG ATGATGTGATTGTTACTGGTCTCTTAACGGCAAGATGGTCTCCAGAGTTGAAGGATGTGCGCTGTGACCTTGATCCGGTATTAATAGCCAACAATGTAAG GAGAATCAATGAATTGAAGTCAGAAATTGATATTTCTGATGCCATCGTTATGAAATTCAAGCAGTTTTGGGATCACTTCAAAGACACACCTTTAAAAG GAAGGAATGCTATTCTACGAGGAATCTGCCCACAAATATTTGGTCTTTTCACGGTCAAGCTGGCAG TTGCATTAACACTAATCGGAGGTGTACAACATGTCGATGCTTCTGGAACAAGGGTAAGGGGGGAGTCCCACTTACTCTTGGTCGGTGATCCTG GCACTGGAAAATCTCAGTTTCTGAAATTTGCTGCAAAATTGAGCAACCGGTCTGTTATTACAACTGGGTTGGGAAGCACAAGTGCAGGATTGACTGTTACTGCCGTGAAGGATGGGG GTGAGTGGATGTTGGAAGCTGGCGCCCTTGTCTTGGCAGATGGAGGATTGTGTTGCATAGATGAATTTGATAG TATGAGGGAACATGACAGAGCAACAATACACGAAGCCATGGAGCAGCAGACAATAAGTGTTGCCAAG GCTGGTCTTGTAACAACCCTCAGTACCAAAACAACAGTATTTGGCGCCACAAATCCTAAGGGACATTATGATCCTGATCAAC CTCTGTCTGTCAATACAACCCTCTCTGGTCCTTTGTTAAGCAGATTTGATATAGTCCTGGTGCTCTTGGATACAAAGAATCCTGAATGGGATGCAGTAGTTTCATCTCATATTCTTTCTGAG GCAGAACCGGATAGAACATCCAATGATGAAGATCTTGCAAATATCTGGCCTCTTTCTACACTCAAGAG GTATATACactatttgaaagaaaaattcagACCAGTCCTTACGAGAGAGGCCGAAACAGTTATATCCAGCTATTATCAACTTCAAAGGAAATCTGCAACTGATAATGCAG CTAGGACAACTGTCCGCATGCTTGAAAGTTTGATTCGCCTAGCTCAAG CTCATGCAAGGCTGATGTTCAGAAATGAGGTGACTCGTCTAGATGCTGTCACAGCTATTTTATGCATAGAATCCTCCATGACTACCTCAGCTATTGTGGATTGCATTGGGAATGCTCTGCATTCCAATTTCACCGACAACCCTGATCAGGAAT ATGCAAAGCAAGAAAGGTTGATCCTAGAAAAATTGGGATGCAATGACAACTTTTCTGATATGAATATGGAAGATTGA
- the LOC123910617 gene encoding dicarboxylate transporter 2.1, chloroplastic-like encodes MESFALHSLSSTSFLLHHHHRPIFRSQISLPLNPSSRSNPSIKSSSISQSFSFPSKVSIFNPSFSKPNFPIHANSTPPPSKLEPQQPNILQGAKPIPFVISIAIGLIVRFFVPKPIDVTPQAWQLLSIFLSTIAGLVLSPLPVGAWAFLGLTTSVVTKTLTFTDAFSAFTNEVIWLIVISFFFARGFVKTGLGDRIATYFVKWLGKSTLGLAYGLTFSEVLIAPAMPSTTARAGGVFLPIIKSLALSAGSEPNSPTSKRLGTFLIQNQFQSAGNSSALFLTAAAQNLLCIKLAQELGVVISNPWVTWFKAASVPAFVCLLATPLILYKICPPEIKDTPEAPALAAKKLESMGPVTQNEWVMVSTMLLAVSLWIFGETLGIASAVAAMIGLSILLVLGVLNWEDCLNEKSAWDTLAWFAILVGMASQLTNLGIVTWMSDCVANNLRSFSLSWPASLAVLQAAYFFIHYLFASQTGHVGALYSAFLAMHRAAGVPGALAALALGYNTNLFGAITHYSSGQAAVYYGAGYVDLPDIFKTGFIMAFINAIIWGGVGSVWWKFLGLY; translated from the exons ATGGAGAGCTTTGCACTTCACTCACTCTCTTCAACCTCATTCTTactccatcatcatcatcgacCCATTTTCAGATCTCAAATTTCTCTTCCATTGAATCCATCTTCACGTTCAAACCCATCAATTAAATCATCATCAATCTCACAATCTTTCTCTTTTCCCTCCAAAGTTTCAATCTTTAACCCttctttctcaaaacccaatTTCCCAATTCATGCTAATTCAACTCCACCACCATCAAAATTAGAACCCCAACAACCCAATATTCTTCAAGGTGCAAAGCCAATTCCTTTTGTTATTTCAATAGCCATAGGTCTCATTGTTCGTTTCTTTGTTCCTAAACCAATTGATGTTACTCCTCAAGCATGGCAATTGCTTTCAATTTTCCTTTCAACAATTGCAGGCCTTGTTCTAAGCCCTTTGCCTGTTGGTGCTTGGGCTTTTCTGGGCCTAACAACATCTGTGGTCACAAAAACTTTAACCTTTACTGATGCATTTAGTGCTTTTACAAATGAAGTAATTTGGTTGATTGTTATATCGTTTTTCTTTGCGCGCGGTTTTGTTAAAACCGGTTTAGGTGATAGAATTGCTACTTATTTTGTGAAATGGTTGGGAAAGAGTACTTTGGGACTTGCTTATGGTTTGACATTTAGTGAGGTTCTTATTGCACCTGCTATGCCTAGTACTACTGCAAGAGCTGGTGGTGTTTTCTTGCCAATTATTAAGTCACTTGCACTCTCTGCTGGTAGTGAACCTAATAGTCCTACCTCTAAGAGGTTGGGGACTTTTCTTATTCAGAACCAATTTCAG TCTGCCGGTAACTCAAGTGCTCTTTTCCTAACCGCTGCTGCTCAAAATCTGCTCTGTATTAAATTAGCACAGGAGCTTGGGGTGGTAATTTCAAACCCTTGGGTTACATGGTTTAAGGCAGCTAGTGTACCTGCATTTGTTTGTCTTCTCGCTACACCGTTGATTTTATACAAGATCTGTCCCCCTGAAATTAAAGACACACCAGAGGCACCTGCCTTGGCTGCAAAGAAACTGGAAAGTATGGGCCCTGTCACTCAAAATGAATGGGTTATGGTTTCTACAATGCTTCTTGCAGTCTCTTTGTGGATCTTTGG AGAGACTCTTGGCATAGCAAGTGCTGTAGCTGCAATGATTGGTTTATCAATACTCCTTGTATTAGGAGTCCTTAACTGGGAAGACTGCTTGAATGAAAAATCGGCGTGGGATACCTTGGCCTGGTTTGCCATTCTAGTAGGTATGGCAAGTCAGTTGACAAACCTCGGCATTGTGACCTGGATGTCTGACTGTGTGGCCAACAACCTTCGGTCGTTCTCCTTGAGCTGGCCAGCTTCCCTGGCTGTTCTTCAGGCTGCTTATTTCTTCATCCACTACCTTTTTGCAAGCCAGACAGGGCATGTTGGGGCTTTATACTCCGCATTTCTTGCCATGCATAGAGCAGCCGGTGTTCCTGGTGCTCTCGCAGCGCTTGCTTTAGGATATAATACAAATCTTTTCGGTGCAATTACACATTATAGCAGTGGTCAAGCTGCTGTATACTATGGAG CTGGCTATGTAGACCTTCCCGATATATTCAAAACGGGGTTCATTATGGCATTTATTAATGCTATCATCTGGGGAGGTGTTGGCTCTGTCTGGTGGAAATTTTTGGGCTTGTATTGA
- the LOC123904580 gene encoding protein FAR1-RELATED SEQUENCE 4-like produces the protein MVALLVEKRIASCDEEETSHINEICDDKLEESGHINETCDDKLEESCNTNEDEEPKVGMIFSSQEEVTKYYKNYARCMGFGVSKISSKNGDDGKRYFTLGCSRARSYVSNSKNLLKPNPITKSQCKARVNVCVSLDGTVTISRVSLEHNHELSPSKSRYFRCNKNLDPHIKRRLELNDRAGINVSRNFRSMVVQANGYDNLTFGEKDCRNYIDKLRRLRLGIGDAEAIRNYFVGMQRKNSHFFYVMDVDDSSHLRNVFWADARCRAAYEYFGEVITFDTTYLTNKYDMPFAPFVGVNHHGQSILLGCALLSNEDTETFTWLFTTWLACMNGRAPNAIITDQDRAMKNAIEAVFPKARHRWCLWHIMKKVPEKLGRHSDYESIKILLHDAVYDSSSISDFMEKWEKMIESYELHDNDWLKGLFDERHRWAPVYVRDTFWAGMSTTQRSESMNSFFDGYVNSKTTLKQFVEQYDNALKDKIEKENLADFHSFNRIIACISFYGFESQFQKAFTNAKFKEFQAEVGAMMYCRASFERIEGLSSTFCVTESKKVFDKVKNIMFMVSFNEKDFEIHCTCCLFEFKGILCRHILCVLNLTGKTESVPSSYILPRWRKDIKRRHTLIKCSFDQLAGNEELQRVSKACDAFYEVASLGIQTEDDLLKVMNWIKDLKIELTCKQSPPEVIERDSLVQKQRNKILDPKEARSKGRPPFKRKASKVDQIVKKKLVGKKTQKRNKKSNNYQSQEEGPSISKAQDYEDFSTSQSIDLNVIGTQESIQVNKILAPFNPNQKYIDDANQAPNYSQSINSNISYSELLQAQHHINDRPLS, from the exons atggTTGCATTATTAGTGGAGAAAAGGATTGCATCTTGTGACGAAGAAGAGACTAGTCATATAAATGAAATTTGTGATGATAAATTGGAAGAGAGTGGTCACATAAATGAAACTTGTGATGATAAATTAGAAGAGAGTTGTAacacaaatgaagatgaagagcCTAAGGTTGGAATGATATTTAGTTCTCAAGAAGAAGTTACCAAATATTACAAGAATTATGCTAGGTGTATGGGTTTTGGAGTTAGTAAAATCAGTTCAAAAAATGGAGATGATGGAAAAAGATACTTTACTCTAGGATGTAGTCGTGCAAGAAGCTACGTGAGTAATTCAAAAAACCTTTTAAAGCCAAATCCTATCACAAAATCACAATGTAAGGCTAGAGTAAATGTGTGTGTGTCTTTAGATGGAACAGTTACAATTTCAAGAGTTTCTCTTGAGCATAATCATGAATTAAGCCCAAGCAAATCAAGATATTTTAGATGCAACAAGAATCTAGATCCTCATATAAAAAGAAGGTTGGAGCTTAATGATCGAGCTGGGATAAATGTAAGCAGAAATTTTCGGTCTATGGTTGTTCAAGCGAATGGGTATGATAATCTTACCTTTGGGGAAAAAGATTGTAGAAACTACATAGACAAATTAAGGAGACTTCGACTTGGGATAGGAGATGCTGAAGCTATTCGAAACTATTTTGTTGGAatgcaaagaaaaaatagtcattttttttatgtaatggATGTTGATGACTCAAGTCATTTAAGAAATGTATTTTGGGCAGATGCCAGATGTAGAGCTGCTTATGAGTATTTTGGTGAAGTAATAACATTTGACACCACTTATTTAACTAATAAATATGACATGCCTTTTGCTCCTTTTGTTGGAGTAAATCATCACGGTCAATCAATTTTGTTAGGTTGTGCCCTATTGTCGAATGAAGATACTGAAACTTTTACTTGGTTGTTCACTACATGGTTAGCATGTATGAATGGGCGTGCACCAAATGCTATAATTACTGATCAGGATAGAGCAATGAAGAATGCAATTGAGGCTGTCTTTCCAAAAGCTCGGCATCGGTGGTGCTTGTGGCATATAATGAAAAAGGTTCCAGAAAAATTGGGTAGACACTCTGATTATGAGTCTATCAAAATACTTTTGCATGATGCTGTATATGATTCATCGAGCATAAGTGATTTCATGGAGAAGTGGGAAAAAATGATTGAAAGTTATGAATTGCATGATAATGATTGGTTGAAAGGGTTGTTTGATGAGCGACATCGTTGGGCTCCCGTGTATGTGAGAGACACATTTTGGGCTGGAATGTCAACTACACAACGAAGTGAAAGTATGAACTCATTTTTTGACGGGTATGTGAACTCAAAGACAACATTGAAGCAATTTGTTGAACAATATGATAATgcattaaaagataaaattgaaaaggaaaacTTGGCTGATTTCCATTCGTTCAATAGAATTATTGCTTGTATAAGTTTTTATGGATTTGAGTCACAATTCCAAAAGGCTTTTACCAATGCAAAATTCAAAGAGTTTCAAGCAGAAGTTGGTGCTATGATGTATTGTCGTGCTTCCTTTGAAAGAATAGAGGGTTTAAGTTCAACATTTTGTGTTACAGAAAGTAAAAAAGTATTTGATAAAGTTAAAAACATAATGTTCATGGTATCATTCAATGAGAAGGACTTTGAAATACATTGTACATGTTGTTTATTTGAGTTTAAAGGTATTTTATGCAGACATATCCTTTGTGTTCTTAATCTCACGGGTAAAACTGAGTCAGTGCCATCTTCTTATATATTGCCAAGGTGGAGGAAGGATATTAAGAGGAGGCATACACTTATAAAATGTAGTTTTGATCAGTTAGCCGGAAATGAAGAGTTGCAGCGTGTTAGTAAAGCTTGTGATGCCTTTTACGAAGTTGCTTCTTTGGGGATACAAACTGAAGATGATCTATTGAAAGTGATGAATTGGATCAAAGACTTGAAAATTGAGTTGACATGTAAACAAAGTCCTCCAGAGGTTATTGAAAGAGATAGTTTGGTTCAAAAGCAGAGGAATAAAATTCTTGACCCTAAAGAGGCTCGAAGTAAAGGGCGTCCTCCTTTCAAAAGGAAGGCTTCTAAGGTTGATCAGATTGTAAAAAAGAAGCTTGTTGgaaagaaaactcaaaaaagaaacaaaaaaagcaACAATTATCAAAGTCAAGAAGAG GGACCTAGTATATCTAAAGCTCAAGATTATGAAGATTTTTCTACATCTCAGAGCATTGATCTTAATGTGATTGGCACACAAGAGAGCattcaagtaaataaaattttagcTCCCTTCAATCCAaatcaaaaatatattgatgATGCTAATCAG GCTCCAAACTATTCTCAAAGCATAAACAGTAATATTTCGTATTCAGAACTTTTACag GCACAACATCATATAAATGATCGCCCATTATCATGA